The following coding sequences are from one Ctenopharyngodon idella isolate HZGC_01 chromosome 17, HZGC01, whole genome shotgun sequence window:
- the dnajc5gb gene encoding dnaJ (Hsp40) homolog, subfamily C, member 5 gamma b yields MTDASRPQRKLSRAGESLYKTLGLEKGASPDDIKKAYRKLALKYHPDKNPNNPEAAEKFKEINNANTILHDETKRQIYDQYGSMGLYIADQFGEDSVKYYFLMNKCWFKTLLTLGIVFTCCCCFCCCCFCCGKCGGSEHDEEFHYMDPDELAAEMSEEQNRGNDTVITGQPIPGPAPADSGHPVFVGMPIPEKSDGDTAILITNK; encoded by the exons ATGACAGATGCAAGCCGTCCTCAACGCAAGCTGTCCAGAGCTGGAGAGAGTTTATACAAGACATTAGGCCTGGAAAAAGGAGCGTCACCTGACGATATTAAGAAAGCGTACCG GAAACTGGCATTGAAGTATCATCCTGACAAGAACCCCAACAACCCAGAAGCAGCAGAAAAGTTCAAAGAGATCAACAATGCCAACACCATCCTCCATGACGAAACCAAAAGACAGATCTACGACCAGTATGGCTCCATGGGCCTCTACATCGCAGACCAGTTCGGAGAGGACAGCGTTAAATACTATTTCCTCATGAACAAGTGCTGGTTTAAG ACGCTCCTTACGTTAGGAATAGTCttcacatgctgctgctgcttttgctgctgttgtttcTGCTGTGGTAAATGCGGCGGTTCAGAGCACGATGAAGAGTTTCATTATATGGATCCAGATGAGCTGGCGGCGGAGATGTCAGAGGAGCAGAACAGAG GCAATGACACAGTAATAACAGGACAGCCTATTCCCGGTCCAGCACCTGCAGATTCAG GACACCCTGTGTTTGTTGGAATGCCCATTCCTGAAAAGTCAG ATGGAGACACTGCTATACTGATCACAAATAAATAG
- the tp53i3 gene encoding quinone oxidoreductase PIG3 isoform X4, translating to MTSERTLDVIHVKSMQAVRVDDAGRLDVKHVPRPEPKDGQLLIRVAATALNRADLLQKRGVYPPPPGESEILGLEASGVIADIGPEVKGNWMLGSKVMALLGGGGYAEYVAVPEELIMPVPSHLDLHQAAALPEAWLTAYQLLHFIAKVKPNETVLIHAGASGVGTAAIQLVRLCRAIPVVTTGSPEKLKFAEQIGAAVGINYKEEDFSEKVLQFTEGKGADVILDCIGGSFWEKNICSLAMDGRWVLYGALGGKTADGDLFGKLLRKRGHLLCSLLRNRSLQYKAELVRSFTEQVLPHFQSTDPPLRPVIDSMFNMEDVEMAHQHMEANKNIGKIIIKIGTS from the exons ATGACAAG TGAACGTACGTTAGATGTCATCCATGTAAAG TCAATGCAGGCAGTACGTGTTGATGATGCAGGGAGACTGGATGTGAAACATGTCCCTCGGCCTGAACCCAAAGATGGGCAGCTCCTCATCAGAGTCGCCGCAACCGCTTTAAACAGAGCCGATCTTCTACAG AAAAGGGGTGTTTACCCACCTCCCCCTGGAGAGAGTGAAATCTTGGGACTGGAGGCCAGCGGGGTGATCGCTGACATTGGTCCTGAGGTCAAGGGGAACTGGATGCTGGGAAGTAAAGTAATGGCTTTACTCGGAGGAGGCGGCTATGCAGAATATGTAGCTGTTCCAGAAGAACTCATCATGCCTGTCCCATCACACCTCGATCTTCACCAAGCCGCAGCTCTTCCTGAGGCCTGGCTGACTGCTTACCAACTTCTGCACTTCATAG CCAAAGTGAAACCGAATGAGACGGTGTTGATTCATGCTGGAGCAAGTGGAGTCGGTACCGCTGCCATTCAACTGGTTCGCTTATGTCGTGCGATTCCAGTAGTGACAACAGGAAGCcctgaaaagttgaaatttgcAGAGCAGATTGGAGCAGCTGTGGGAATCAATTACAAAGAGGAGGATTTCTCAGAAAAAGTACTTCAATTTACTGAAG gTAAGGGAGCTGATGTGATTCTGGACTGCATTGGTGGATCTTTTTGGGAGAAGAACATTTGTAGCCTTGCAATGGATGGGCGATGGGTGCTTTATGGTGCATTGGGTGGTAAAACAGCAGATGGAGACTTGTTTGGCAAGCTTTTGAGGAAAAGAGGGCATCTCCTTTGCAGTCTCCTCAGAAACAGAAGTTTACAG TATAAAGCAGAGCTTGTCAGGAGTTTCACCGAGCAGGTTTTGCCACACTTCCAGTCGACAGATCCTCCCTTGCGGCCTGTGATTGACAGCATGTTCAACATGGAAGATGTTGAAATGGCTCATCAACACATGGAGGCCAACAAGAATATTGggaaaataattatcaaaattgGAACCTCTTGA
- the tp53i3 gene encoding quinone oxidoreductase PIG3 isoform X2 has protein sequence MHKKHRFKGSMQAVRVDDAGRLDVKHVPRPEPKDGQLLIRVAATALNRADLLQKRGVYPPPPGESEILGLEASGVIADIGPEVKGNWMLGSKVMALLGGGGYAEYVAVPEELIMPVPSHLDLHQAAALPEAWLTAYQLLHFIAKVKPNETVLIHAGASGVGTAAIQLVRLCRAIPVVTTGSPEKLKFAEQIGAAVGINYKEEDFSEKVLQFTEGKGADVILDCIGGSFWEKNICSLAMDGRWVLYGALGGKTADGDLFGKLLRKRGHLLCSLLRNRSLQYKAELVRSFTEQVLPHFQSTDPPLRPVIDSMFNMEDVEMAHQHMEANKNIGKIIIKIGTS, from the exons atgcacaaaaaacatCGATTTAAAGGA TCAATGCAGGCAGTACGTGTTGATGATGCAGGGAGACTGGATGTGAAACATGTCCCTCGGCCTGAACCCAAAGATGGGCAGCTCCTCATCAGAGTCGCCGCAACCGCTTTAAACAGAGCCGATCTTCTACAG AAAAGGGGTGTTTACCCACCTCCCCCTGGAGAGAGTGAAATCTTGGGACTGGAGGCCAGCGGGGTGATCGCTGACATTGGTCCTGAGGTCAAGGGGAACTGGATGCTGGGAAGTAAAGTAATGGCTTTACTCGGAGGAGGCGGCTATGCAGAATATGTAGCTGTTCCAGAAGAACTCATCATGCCTGTCCCATCACACCTCGATCTTCACCAAGCCGCAGCTCTTCCTGAGGCCTGGCTGACTGCTTACCAACTTCTGCACTTCATAG CCAAAGTGAAACCGAATGAGACGGTGTTGATTCATGCTGGAGCAAGTGGAGTCGGTACCGCTGCCATTCAACTGGTTCGCTTATGTCGTGCGATTCCAGTAGTGACAACAGGAAGCcctgaaaagttgaaatttgcAGAGCAGATTGGAGCAGCTGTGGGAATCAATTACAAAGAGGAGGATTTCTCAGAAAAAGTACTTCAATTTACTGAAG gTAAGGGAGCTGATGTGATTCTGGACTGCATTGGTGGATCTTTTTGGGAGAAGAACATTTGTAGCCTTGCAATGGATGGGCGATGGGTGCTTTATGGTGCATTGGGTGGTAAAACAGCAGATGGAGACTTGTTTGGCAAGCTTTTGAGGAAAAGAGGGCATCTCCTTTGCAGTCTCCTCAGAAACAGAAGTTTACAG TATAAAGCAGAGCTTGTCAGGAGTTTCACCGAGCAGGTTTTGCCACACTTCCAGTCGACAGATCCTCCCTTGCGGCCTGTGATTGACAGCATGTTCAACATGGAAGATGTTGAAATGGCTCATCAACACATGGAGGCCAACAAGAATATTGggaaaataattatcaaaattgGAACCTCTTGA
- the tp53i3 gene encoding quinone oxidoreductase PIG3 isoform X1, protein MHKKHRFKGVSYILESMQAVRVDDAGRLDVKHVPRPEPKDGQLLIRVAATALNRADLLQKRGVYPPPPGESEILGLEASGVIADIGPEVKGNWMLGSKVMALLGGGGYAEYVAVPEELIMPVPSHLDLHQAAALPEAWLTAYQLLHFIAKVKPNETVLIHAGASGVGTAAIQLVRLCRAIPVVTTGSPEKLKFAEQIGAAVGINYKEEDFSEKVLQFTEGKGADVILDCIGGSFWEKNICSLAMDGRWVLYGALGGKTADGDLFGKLLRKRGHLLCSLLRNRSLQYKAELVRSFTEQVLPHFQSTDPPLRPVIDSMFNMEDVEMAHQHMEANKNIGKIIIKIGTS, encoded by the exons atgcacaaaaaacatCGATTTAAAGGAGTAAGTTACATTCTTGAA TCAATGCAGGCAGTACGTGTTGATGATGCAGGGAGACTGGATGTGAAACATGTCCCTCGGCCTGAACCCAAAGATGGGCAGCTCCTCATCAGAGTCGCCGCAACCGCTTTAAACAGAGCCGATCTTCTACAG AAAAGGGGTGTTTACCCACCTCCCCCTGGAGAGAGTGAAATCTTGGGACTGGAGGCCAGCGGGGTGATCGCTGACATTGGTCCTGAGGTCAAGGGGAACTGGATGCTGGGAAGTAAAGTAATGGCTTTACTCGGAGGAGGCGGCTATGCAGAATATGTAGCTGTTCCAGAAGAACTCATCATGCCTGTCCCATCACACCTCGATCTTCACCAAGCCGCAGCTCTTCCTGAGGCCTGGCTGACTGCTTACCAACTTCTGCACTTCATAG CCAAAGTGAAACCGAATGAGACGGTGTTGATTCATGCTGGAGCAAGTGGAGTCGGTACCGCTGCCATTCAACTGGTTCGCTTATGTCGTGCGATTCCAGTAGTGACAACAGGAAGCcctgaaaagttgaaatttgcAGAGCAGATTGGAGCAGCTGTGGGAATCAATTACAAAGAGGAGGATTTCTCAGAAAAAGTACTTCAATTTACTGAAG gTAAGGGAGCTGATGTGATTCTGGACTGCATTGGTGGATCTTTTTGGGAGAAGAACATTTGTAGCCTTGCAATGGATGGGCGATGGGTGCTTTATGGTGCATTGGGTGGTAAAACAGCAGATGGAGACTTGTTTGGCAAGCTTTTGAGGAAAAGAGGGCATCTCCTTTGCAGTCTCCTCAGAAACAGAAGTTTACAG TATAAAGCAGAGCTTGTCAGGAGTTTCACCGAGCAGGTTTTGCCACACTTCCAGTCGACAGATCCTCCCTTGCGGCCTGTGATTGACAGCATGTTCAACATGGAAGATGTTGAAATGGCTCATCAACACATGGAGGCCAACAAGAATATTGggaaaataattatcaaaattgGAACCTCTTGA
- the tp53i3 gene encoding quinone oxidoreductase PIG3 isoform X3, translating to MSFPVFLWTAACSLRISYICTKNIDLKDERTLDVIHVKSMQAVRVDDAGRLDVKHVPRPEPKDGQLLIRVAATALNRADLLQKRGVYPPPPGESEILGLEASGVIADIGPEVKGNWMLGSKVMALLGGGGYAEYVAVPEELIMPVPSHLDLHQAAALPEAWLTAYQLLHFIAKVKPNETVLIHAGASGVGTAAIQLVRLCRAIPVVTTGSPEKLKFAEQIGAAVGINYKEEDFSEKVLQFTEGKGADVILDCIGGSFWEKNICSLAMDGRWVLYGALGGKTADGDLFGKLLRKRGHLLCSLLRNRSLQYKAELVRSFTEQVLPHFQSTDPPLRPVIDSMFNMEDVEMAHQHMEANKNIGKIIIKIGTS from the exons ATGAGCTTTCCAGTTTTTCTTTGGACTGCAGCTTGTTCACTTCGGATCAGCTAtatatgcacaaaaaacatCGATTTAAAGGA TGAACGTACGTTAGATGTCATCCATGTAAAG TCAATGCAGGCAGTACGTGTTGATGATGCAGGGAGACTGGATGTGAAACATGTCCCTCGGCCTGAACCCAAAGATGGGCAGCTCCTCATCAGAGTCGCCGCAACCGCTTTAAACAGAGCCGATCTTCTACAG AAAAGGGGTGTTTACCCACCTCCCCCTGGAGAGAGTGAAATCTTGGGACTGGAGGCCAGCGGGGTGATCGCTGACATTGGTCCTGAGGTCAAGGGGAACTGGATGCTGGGAAGTAAAGTAATGGCTTTACTCGGAGGAGGCGGCTATGCAGAATATGTAGCTGTTCCAGAAGAACTCATCATGCCTGTCCCATCACACCTCGATCTTCACCAAGCCGCAGCTCTTCCTGAGGCCTGGCTGACTGCTTACCAACTTCTGCACTTCATAG CCAAAGTGAAACCGAATGAGACGGTGTTGATTCATGCTGGAGCAAGTGGAGTCGGTACCGCTGCCATTCAACTGGTTCGCTTATGTCGTGCGATTCCAGTAGTGACAACAGGAAGCcctgaaaagttgaaatttgcAGAGCAGATTGGAGCAGCTGTGGGAATCAATTACAAAGAGGAGGATTTCTCAGAAAAAGTACTTCAATTTACTGAAG gTAAGGGAGCTGATGTGATTCTGGACTGCATTGGTGGATCTTTTTGGGAGAAGAACATTTGTAGCCTTGCAATGGATGGGCGATGGGTGCTTTATGGTGCATTGGGTGGTAAAACAGCAGATGGAGACTTGTTTGGCAAGCTTTTGAGGAAAAGAGGGCATCTCCTTTGCAGTCTCCTCAGAAACAGAAGTTTACAG TATAAAGCAGAGCTTGTCAGGAGTTTCACCGAGCAGGTTTTGCCACACTTCCAGTCGACAGATCCTCCCTTGCGGCCTGTGATTGACAGCATGTTCAACATGGAAGATGTTGAAATGGCTCATCAACACATGGAGGCCAACAAGAATATTGggaaaataattatcaaaattgGAACCTCTTGA
- the tp53i3 gene encoding quinone oxidoreductase PIG3 isoform X6, translated as MSMQQMPEEKTSMQAVRVDDAGRLDVKHVPRPEPKDGQLLIRVAATALNRADLLQKRGVYPPPPGESEILGLEASGVIADIGPEVKGNWMLGSKVMALLGGGGYAEYVAVPEELIMPVPSHLDLHQAAALPEAWLTAYQLLHFIAKVKPNETVLIHAGASGVGTAAIQLVRLCRAIPVVTTGSPEKLKFAEQIGAAVGINYKEEDFSEKVLQFTEGKGADVILDCIGGSFWEKNICSLAMDGRWVLYGALGGKTADGDLFGKLLRKRGHLLCSLLRNRSLQYKAELVRSFTEQVLPHFQSTDPPLRPVIDSMFNMEDVEMAHQHMEANKNIGKIIIKIGTS; from the exons ATGTCAATGCAACAAATGCCCGAAGAGAAAACA TCAATGCAGGCAGTACGTGTTGATGATGCAGGGAGACTGGATGTGAAACATGTCCCTCGGCCTGAACCCAAAGATGGGCAGCTCCTCATCAGAGTCGCCGCAACCGCTTTAAACAGAGCCGATCTTCTACAG AAAAGGGGTGTTTACCCACCTCCCCCTGGAGAGAGTGAAATCTTGGGACTGGAGGCCAGCGGGGTGATCGCTGACATTGGTCCTGAGGTCAAGGGGAACTGGATGCTGGGAAGTAAAGTAATGGCTTTACTCGGAGGAGGCGGCTATGCAGAATATGTAGCTGTTCCAGAAGAACTCATCATGCCTGTCCCATCACACCTCGATCTTCACCAAGCCGCAGCTCTTCCTGAGGCCTGGCTGACTGCTTACCAACTTCTGCACTTCATAG CCAAAGTGAAACCGAATGAGACGGTGTTGATTCATGCTGGAGCAAGTGGAGTCGGTACCGCTGCCATTCAACTGGTTCGCTTATGTCGTGCGATTCCAGTAGTGACAACAGGAAGCcctgaaaagttgaaatttgcAGAGCAGATTGGAGCAGCTGTGGGAATCAATTACAAAGAGGAGGATTTCTCAGAAAAAGTACTTCAATTTACTGAAG gTAAGGGAGCTGATGTGATTCTGGACTGCATTGGTGGATCTTTTTGGGAGAAGAACATTTGTAGCCTTGCAATGGATGGGCGATGGGTGCTTTATGGTGCATTGGGTGGTAAAACAGCAGATGGAGACTTGTTTGGCAAGCTTTTGAGGAAAAGAGGGCATCTCCTTTGCAGTCTCCTCAGAAACAGAAGTTTACAG TATAAAGCAGAGCTTGTCAGGAGTTTCACCGAGCAGGTTTTGCCACACTTCCAGTCGACAGATCCTCCCTTGCGGCCTGTGATTGACAGCATGTTCAACATGGAAGATGTTGAAATGGCTCATCAACACATGGAGGCCAACAAGAATATTGggaaaataattatcaaaattgGAACCTCTTGA
- the tp53i3 gene encoding quinone oxidoreductase PIG3 isoform X5 produces MSMQQMPEEKTVSANSMQAVRVDDAGRLDVKHVPRPEPKDGQLLIRVAATALNRADLLQKRGVYPPPPGESEILGLEASGVIADIGPEVKGNWMLGSKVMALLGGGGYAEYVAVPEELIMPVPSHLDLHQAAALPEAWLTAYQLLHFIAKVKPNETVLIHAGASGVGTAAIQLVRLCRAIPVVTTGSPEKLKFAEQIGAAVGINYKEEDFSEKVLQFTEGKGADVILDCIGGSFWEKNICSLAMDGRWVLYGALGGKTADGDLFGKLLRKRGHLLCSLLRNRSLQYKAELVRSFTEQVLPHFQSTDPPLRPVIDSMFNMEDVEMAHQHMEANKNIGKIIIKIGTS; encoded by the exons ATGTCAATGCAACAAATGCCCGAAGAGAAAACAGTAAGTGCAAAT TCAATGCAGGCAGTACGTGTTGATGATGCAGGGAGACTGGATGTGAAACATGTCCCTCGGCCTGAACCCAAAGATGGGCAGCTCCTCATCAGAGTCGCCGCAACCGCTTTAAACAGAGCCGATCTTCTACAG AAAAGGGGTGTTTACCCACCTCCCCCTGGAGAGAGTGAAATCTTGGGACTGGAGGCCAGCGGGGTGATCGCTGACATTGGTCCTGAGGTCAAGGGGAACTGGATGCTGGGAAGTAAAGTAATGGCTTTACTCGGAGGAGGCGGCTATGCAGAATATGTAGCTGTTCCAGAAGAACTCATCATGCCTGTCCCATCACACCTCGATCTTCACCAAGCCGCAGCTCTTCCTGAGGCCTGGCTGACTGCTTACCAACTTCTGCACTTCATAG CCAAAGTGAAACCGAATGAGACGGTGTTGATTCATGCTGGAGCAAGTGGAGTCGGTACCGCTGCCATTCAACTGGTTCGCTTATGTCGTGCGATTCCAGTAGTGACAACAGGAAGCcctgaaaagttgaaatttgcAGAGCAGATTGGAGCAGCTGTGGGAATCAATTACAAAGAGGAGGATTTCTCAGAAAAAGTACTTCAATTTACTGAAG gTAAGGGAGCTGATGTGATTCTGGACTGCATTGGTGGATCTTTTTGGGAGAAGAACATTTGTAGCCTTGCAATGGATGGGCGATGGGTGCTTTATGGTGCATTGGGTGGTAAAACAGCAGATGGAGACTTGTTTGGCAAGCTTTTGAGGAAAAGAGGGCATCTCCTTTGCAGTCTCCTCAGAAACAGAAGTTTACAG TATAAAGCAGAGCTTGTCAGGAGTTTCACCGAGCAGGTTTTGCCACACTTCCAGTCGACAGATCCTCCCTTGCGGCCTGTGATTGACAGCATGTTCAACATGGAAGATGTTGAAATGGCTCATCAACACATGGAGGCCAACAAGAATATTGggaaaataattatcaaaattgGAACCTCTTGA